The proteins below come from a single Chelmon rostratus isolate fCheRos1 chromosome 12, fCheRos1.pri, whole genome shotgun sequence genomic window:
- the ifi30 gene encoding gamma-interferon-inducible lysosomal thiol reductase yields MKGPLLLILTVWLNAQYGGCAFSTSCTYPPSKWCSSMDSAIQCGVLKECLMSNFTRSKQMADPVEVALYYESLCPGCRYFLTGMLFPTWVLLNDIMSVTLVPFGNAQEKHDGQKYIFECQHGQQECLGNMIETCLLNMTDMAFVIINCMESSTDVIKAAKSCVELYRPELAWDTIMSCVNGDLGNQLMHQNALKTNALSPQHEYVPWVTINGEHTKDLEDKAMSSLFNLVCSLYKGAKIPACGGSQGHYKSYCHKE; encoded by the exons ATGAAGGGtcctctgctgctcattttGACTGTTTGGTTAAACGCTCAGTATGGCGGTTGCGCTTTCTCCACTTCGTGCACTTATCCTCCATCAAAGTGGTGTTCATCGATGGACTCAGCTATCCAGTGTGGG GTGTTGAAGGAGTGCCTTATGTCAAACTTCACCAGGTCCAAACAGATGGCAGATCCAGTCGAGGTGGCGCTTTACTATGAGAGTCTGTGTCCTGGCTGCAGATATTTTCTCACTGGCATGCTCTTCCCCACCTGGGTCTTGCTGAATGACATCATGTCTGTAACTTTGGTGCCCTTTGGCAATGCACAG GAAAAACATGATGGACAGAAGTATATTTTCGAGTGCCAGCATGGACAACAGGAATGTCTGGGCAACATGATTGAG ACTTGTTTACTTAACATGACCGACATGGCTTTCGTGATCATCAACTGCATGGAATCCTCCACTGATGTCATCAAGGCCGCCAAGAGT TGCGTGGAACTTTACCGCCCTGAGCTCGCCTGGGACACCATCATGAGCTGTGTGAATGGGGATCTGGGAAACCAGCTGATGCATCAGAATGCCTTGAAGACCAACGCTCTGAGCCCTCAACATGAATATGTGCCCTGGGTAACCATTAATGGG GAGCACACTAAAGACCTGGAGGATAAGGCCATGTCTTCTCTCTTCAACCTGGTCTGCAGCTTGTACAAG GGTGCCAAGATTCCAGCCTGTGGAGGGAGCCAGGGACACTACAAAAGCTACTGCCACAAAGAGTGA